From a region of the Teredinibacter turnerae genome:
- a CDS encoding TolC family protein: MRSIAFLSVSFLVGACASQTPQLPEGDIPEQWTSINSPSVEQWPSMTWWEDFHQPELTHYLTQVREQNLSLGMAQRNLRIAQINLRDAGFDSAPTPGITVNVSKTATDTLDDGVKRAVADQATATATLGYSDILKKPGQFQLARATFAAVQAQQASIALDIYNTAAQSYFQLLFIREQLAVAQQNLDSAESLLNIIQSKVDNGTTQPLDALQQRIAVQQQRNALASLQQNEFSVLSTLALLVAKPVADVHFNGDTLADIVLPEIQPGLPAALLERRPDIIQAEANLQIASANQLLARLAFLPNISLTAQAGAVSDSLAELIKSPTVVLSAAASVVETLLDNGARARNNSKARLRLENSVASYRQTALAAFNEVNVLLQNARLAKQLSDVAQADVLRAEEANRIAQIRYQQGAEPYQTLLTTQNAMFAIRVQGQQTKLDRINTLLALYQALGGGWQKNTATEQLF, encoded by the coding sequence ATGCGTTCGATCGCGTTTTTATCCGTCAGTTTTTTAGTTGGGGCCTGCGCAAGTCAAACGCCGCAGTTGCCGGAAGGCGATATACCTGAGCAGTGGACCAGCATTAACTCACCCAGTGTTGAGCAGTGGCCGAGTATGACCTGGTGGGAGGACTTTCATCAGCCTGAGTTGACCCACTATCTTACTCAGGTACGCGAGCAGAACCTGTCGCTTGGCATGGCACAGCGCAACCTTCGCATTGCGCAAATTAACCTGCGCGATGCGGGTTTCGACTCGGCGCCGACACCAGGCATAACTGTTAATGTAAGTAAAACCGCCACGGATACACTCGATGACGGCGTTAAACGTGCGGTTGCAGACCAGGCGACGGCAACTGCGACACTTGGCTATAGCGATATTTTAAAAAAGCCGGGGCAGTTTCAGTTGGCGCGAGCCACGTTTGCCGCAGTGCAGGCGCAGCAGGCGAGTATCGCGCTGGATATTTATAACACCGCCGCACAGAGTTATTTTCAATTATTGTTCATTCGCGAACAGCTTGCGGTGGCGCAGCAGAATCTTGATAGCGCGGAATCGCTGTTAAATATCATTCAATCAAAAGTTGACAACGGTACCACCCAGCCGTTGGATGCCTTGCAACAGCGTATCGCCGTGCAGCAGCAGCGCAATGCGCTGGCCTCGCTGCAGCAAAATGAATTTTCGGTGTTATCGACGCTCGCGCTTTTAGTCGCCAAGCCTGTGGCCGATGTGCATTTTAACGGCGATACGCTAGCCGATATTGTTCTGCCGGAAATTCAGCCAGGATTGCCAGCAGCTCTGTTGGAACGGCGCCCGGACATTATTCAGGCCGAGGCAAATCTGCAAATCGCCAGCGCGAACCAGTTATTGGCGCGCCTTGCATTTCTGCCCAATATCAGTCTCACAGCTCAGGCGGGTGCAGTGAGTGATTCACTTGCCGAGTTAATTAAATCGCCAACGGTGGTGTTGAGCGCTGCGGCGAGTGTAGTGGAAACATTGCTGGATAATGGCGCGCGTGCGCGTAACAACAGCAAAGCGCGGCTGCGCCTGGAAAATTCCGTGGCGAGTTACAGGCAAACGGCGTTGGCGGCCTTTAATGAAGTGAACGTGTTATTGCAAAACGCTCGCCTGGCGAAGCAGCTGAGTGATGTCGCCCAGGCCGATGTACTTCGTGCCGAGGAAGCGAATCGCATTGCACAAATACGTTACCAGCAGGGCGCGGAGCCTTATCAAACCCTCTTGACTACACAGAACGCCATGTTTGCGATCAGAGTGCAAGGCCAGCAAACCAAGCTGGACCGCATTAATACGTTACTCGCTCTCTACCAGGCGTTAGGTGGCGGCTGGCAAAAAAACACGGCTACAGAACAATTATTCTGA
- a CDS encoding cobalamin-binding protein: MFIHRLFFASRLISAALLLGLLMPLASRAQAASGAHAITVTDYNGDKVSLQQPARRIIALAPHIVENLYSAGAGKYLVGAVDYCDYPPQAKAITRVGSISSHSIEAILAQQPDLVIAWNSGYGGKIIGKLRALGIPVYASNPLQLEDVARSIRDYGKLANTTAVAEKAAQTFLARLQGLRDQYTEHRRLTVLYEVWNSPLQTLNGEHIISDVIELCGGENVFADAAVVAPKISLESVLSRNPDVIVASGMGEERPEWLDDWRKWPSLKAVQNNHLFFIPPDIIQRHTARILEGVNEMCVHLESARTPLSE, from the coding sequence ATGTTTATTCACCGTTTATTTTTCGCCAGCCGCCTAATTTCCGCTGCGCTGTTGCTGGGCCTGCTGATGCCACTGGCATCCCGCGCCCAAGCCGCATCTGGGGCGCACGCCATTACCGTGACCGATTACAACGGCGACAAGGTGAGTCTGCAGCAACCCGCGCGACGCATCATTGCGCTGGCACCGCACATTGTAGAAAACCTGTATTCCGCCGGTGCCGGGAAATATCTGGTCGGCGCGGTAGACTACTGCGATTATCCACCGCAGGCGAAAGCCATTACCCGCGTTGGTTCTATCAGCAGTCACAGTATTGAAGCCATACTTGCCCAACAGCCGGATCTGGTTATCGCCTGGAACTCCGGCTACGGCGGTAAAATAATCGGCAAACTGCGCGCATTGGGAATTCCTGTGTATGCCAGTAATCCGCTCCAACTGGAAGATGTCGCACGCTCGATTCGCGATTACGGCAAACTGGCAAATACCACGGCGGTTGCCGAAAAGGCCGCGCAAACGTTTCTCGCCCGCTTGCAGGGGTTGCGCGATCAGTATACCGAGCACCGGCGTTTAACCGTGCTGTATGAAGTCTGGAATTCACCGCTACAAACACTCAATGGCGAGCATATTATTAGCGACGTTATTGAATTATGCGGTGGGGAGAACGTGTTCGCCGATGCCGCTGTAGTCGCACCAAAAATCAGCCTGGAATCGGTACTGAGTCGCAACCCGGACGTGATTGTGGCCAGTGGCATGGGCGAGGAAAGACCGGAGTGGCTGGACGACTGGCGCAAGTGGCCCAGTCTAAAAGCGGTGCAAAATAACCACCTGTTTTTTATTCCACCCGATATTATCCAGCGCCACACCGCTCGCATCCTGGAAGGCGTAAATGAAATGTGCGTTCACCTTGAAAGTGCGCGCACACCGCTGTCAGAATAA
- a CDS encoding glycerophosphodiester phosphodiesterase family protein yields the protein MSKPDWKTVGHRGYPSRFPENTLPGFIAAIEAGVEAVEFDIQMSRDGIPVVFHDDTLERTTTAIGALKELDFAELQNISCHYPQQFRESFSPLPIQSLAELSQALASYSVEFFIEIKEDCLPRIGPNQFLEKVLQASAPLGDRRRIISFDYDLLVLAKNTCNLPIGWCLPDTATETLQKARDLQPDLLIAEPLNFIEGELWQGAWQWFIYNINTHQEAQRWAVDGATYIETNFVHEIIKRG from the coding sequence ATGTCTAAACCCGATTGGAAAACGGTTGGCCACCGAGGCTATCCGTCCCGCTTCCCTGAAAATACACTACCGGGATTTATCGCCGCGATAGAGGCTGGTGTCGAAGCCGTGGAATTCGACATACAAATGAGCCGAGACGGCATTCCTGTAGTTTTTCACGACGACACGCTCGAACGCACCACCACCGCAATAGGTGCATTAAAAGAATTAGACTTTGCCGAACTGCAAAATATCTCGTGTCACTACCCACAACAGTTTCGCGAATCCTTTTCACCTCTGCCGATACAAAGCCTAGCGGAGCTGAGCCAGGCGCTGGCGAGTTATTCCGTGGAGTTTTTCATCGAAATAAAAGAAGACTGCCTGCCGCGCATTGGCCCTAACCAGTTTCTGGAAAAAGTATTGCAGGCATCCGCGCCACTGGGCGATCGGCGACGCATTATTTCCTTTGATTACGATTTACTGGTGCTGGCCAAGAATACCTGCAACCTGCCAATTGGTTGGTGCCTGCCAGATACCGCCACAGAAACCTTGCAGAAAGCCCGCGATTTACAGCCGGATCTGCTTATCGCCGAACCGCTTAATTTTATTGAAGGCGAACTCTGGCAAGGCGCGTGGCAGTGGTTTATCTACAACATCAACACCCACCAGGAAGCCCAGCGCTGGGCAGTCGACGGCGCCACTTATATAGAAACTAATTTTGTTCATGAGATAATCAAGCGGGGTTAA
- a CDS encoding histidine phosphatase family protein gives MIASDEFSVTQFDILRHGQCEGGDIFRGSTDVSLTPAGFTSMRTSCDIADTPWDAVISSPLVRCRAFAESYAHEKKLPFTVDTRLREMSFGAWEGQQRQDIWENQHADILAWMQDPSSYTPPGGEPLDQVAARLDEFFAEASATYRNQHVLLVAHGGLMRIFLSRLIGLPINKAQNFEVPFACLSRIKIYDKGDSRMIKLAAHNFVSSQP, from the coding sequence ATGATCGCCTCTGATGAATTCAGTGTTACCCAATTCGATATACTGCGGCATGGCCAATGCGAGGGCGGCGATATTTTTCGCGGCTCCACCGATGTAAGCCTCACCCCCGCCGGTTTCACCAGTATGCGCACAAGTTGTGATATCGCCGACACCCCCTGGGACGCGGTTATCAGCTCGCCACTCGTTCGCTGTCGCGCATTCGCCGAGAGCTACGCACACGAAAAAAAACTACCATTCACGGTAGATACGCGGCTGCGCGAAATGAGTTTCGGCGCGTGGGAAGGGCAGCAGCGGCAAGACATTTGGGAAAATCAGCACGCGGACATTCTCGCCTGGATGCAGGACCCGTCCTCCTATACGCCTCCCGGCGGCGAGCCGCTGGACCAGGTCGCCGCGCGCCTCGATGAATTTTTTGCCGAGGCCAGCGCAACCTACCGCAATCAGCACGTTTTACTCGTGGCGCACGGCGGGTTAATGCGCATATTTTTGTCCCGGCTTATCGGCCTGCCTATTAACAAAGCCCAAAATTTCGAAGTGCCCTTCGCTTGCCTTTCTCGTATAAAAATTTACGACAAAGGCGACAGCCGTATGATAAAACTCGCGGCACACAATTTTGTGAGCAGCCAGCCCTGA
- the cobU gene encoding bifunctional adenosylcobinamide kinase/adenosylcobinamide-phosphate guanylyltransferase, whose product MKTLILGGARSGKSAHAEQLASQSNKSVIYIATGWAGDAEMAKRIAHHQQQRPAHWQTVESPQGLAATLLEQDGANNLLLVDCLTLWISNCLANNCLAQEMAAVLDLVPRLQSELIFVSNEVGSGVVPLGELSRDFVDNAGRLHQRLATLCDRVLLVVAGLPLSLK is encoded by the coding sequence GTGAAAACCCTGATTCTCGGCGGCGCCCGCAGCGGCAAGTCCGCCCATGCCGAACAGCTCGCCAGCCAGAGCAACAAATCGGTGATCTATATCGCGACCGGTTGGGCCGGTGATGCGGAGATGGCAAAGCGTATCGCCCACCACCAGCAACAGCGCCCCGCCCACTGGCAGACGGTGGAATCGCCCCAGGGCCTCGCGGCAACCCTGCTGGAACAGGACGGCGCCAACAACCTGCTGCTGGTAGACTGTCTCACGCTATGGATCAGCAACTGCCTGGCCAACAATTGCCTCGCACAGGAAATGGCCGCAGTACTTGACCTTGTACCCCGCTTACAAAGCGAGCTGATATTCGTGAGCAACGAAGTGGGCAGTGGCGTCGTGCCCCTAGGCGAGCTGAGCCGCGACTTTGTCGACAACGCCGGTCGTCTGCACCAGCGGCTCGCCACACTCTGCGATCGGGTATTACTGGTGGTGGCGGGCTTGCCACTGTCGTTAAAATAG
- a CDS encoding cobyric acid synthase: protein MTKLMVQGTTSDAGKSTLVAGLCRVLLRRGHAVAPFKPQNMALNSAVTADGGEIGRAQAVQAQACGIVPTVDMNPVLIKPASDTGAQIIIQGKVQGNMTAQNFHRYKPEALAKVLSSYQRLCSQYDSVITEGAGSPAEINLRQGDIANMGFAEAADCPVVLIADINPGGVFAHIVGTLELLSPSERKRIKGFVINRFRGDLALLQPGLDWLEEKTGKPVFGVIPWLHNFHLEAEDAINREQANHSGRFRVVVPVLPHISNHTDFDSLRHHPDVNLEFVALADTRIQADLIILPGSKNVRGDLAALRNSGWDKHLQRHLRYGGKILGICGGYQMLGHTLRDPHGLEGEPGDSAGFGYLPLDTVLEQAKQLRNIEGALTLAGETAAVSGYEIHQGESRLTETAEQPFLWNGHRREGCLNADNNVLGTYCHGVFDSPDGANTLLQWAGVVRETAIDIKALQNTELDRLADTLEQHINLEKLLQACEATL from the coding sequence ATGACAAAACTCATGGTTCAGGGCACCACCTCGGACGCGGGCAAGAGCACACTGGTTGCTGGCCTGTGCCGGGTTTTGTTGCGCCGAGGCCATGCGGTAGCCCCGTTTAAACCGCAGAATATGGCATTGAACAGCGCCGTCACTGCAGACGGTGGTGAAATTGGCAGGGCCCAGGCCGTGCAGGCACAAGCCTGTGGTATTGTACCCACGGTGGATATGAACCCGGTATTGATAAAACCCGCCAGCGATACCGGGGCCCAGATCATTATTCAGGGCAAAGTCCAGGGCAATATGACGGCACAGAATTTCCACCGTTACAAGCCCGAGGCGTTGGCAAAAGTTTTATCAAGCTACCAGCGGTTGTGCAGCCAGTACGACAGCGTAATTACTGAAGGCGCGGGCAGCCCGGCGGAAATCAATCTCCGCCAGGGCGATATTGCCAATATGGGCTTTGCCGAAGCAGCCGATTGCCCGGTCGTGCTGATCGCTGACATTAACCCCGGCGGTGTTTTCGCTCACATTGTCGGTACGCTCGAACTGCTCTCGCCATCCGAACGCAAGCGTATTAAAGGCTTTGTGATCAACCGCTTTCGCGGCGATCTCGCTCTGCTGCAACCCGGACTCGACTGGCTCGAAGAGAAAACCGGCAAACCGGTATTTGGCGTTATTCCCTGGCTGCACAACTTTCACCTCGAAGCAGAGGATGCGATTAATCGCGAACAGGCAAACCACTCCGGTCGTTTTCGTGTCGTGGTGCCCGTACTGCCGCACATTTCCAACCATACCGATTTCGACAGCCTGCGCCACCACCCCGACGTTAATCTGGAGTTTGTCGCCCTCGCCGATACGCGTATCCAGGCGGATCTGATTATTTTGCCCGGCAGCAAAAACGTGCGCGGTGATCTTGCCGCGCTGCGCAATTCCGGCTGGGACAAACACCTGCAACGGCACCTGCGCTACGGTGGCAAAATACTCGGCATATGTGGCGGCTATCAAATGCTCGGCCACACCCTGCGCGATCCGCACGGTTTGGAAGGTGAGCCCGGTGATTCCGCCGGATTCGGGTATCTGCCTTTGGACACGGTACTCGAGCAGGCAAAACAACTGCGCAACATTGAGGGTGCGCTTACCCTGGCTGGCGAGACGGCAGCGGTCTCGGGTTACGAAATTCACCAGGGCGAATCGCGCCTGACTGAAACCGCGGAACAGCCCTTTTTATGGAACGGTCATCGCCGTGAAGGCTGTCTCAATGCCGATAACAACGTGCTCGGTACCTATTGCCATGGCGTGTTCGACAGCCCAGACGGCGCCAACACCCTGCTGCAGTGGGCGGGCGTGGTGAGAGAGACGGCTATCGACATTAAAGCGTTGCAAAACACCGAACTCGACCGCCTCGCGGATACCTTGGAACAACACATCAACCTGGAAAAGCTACTGCAAGCCTGTGAGGCGACATTGTGA
- a CDS encoding adenosylcobinamide-GDP ribazoletransferase, translating into MLKAMLLAIGLLSQLPVARFLSPEDYSQANRQRAVHYFAFTGLLLAVIIGSCSLVISSALPDLAASAIILLLWVLITGALHLDGLADCSDALAAGHRDRASMLTILKTPECGAIAAVALVLQLLLKLVFIHALLSQFHVQFAVAIGCALVCARLWASLYMQTTPYAREQGLGIAGPGRPSTAIIVQCCALLTVSFWWLPAGFTAALFCVQALVFFSWRQLWLNRINGYTGDCVGAMIELQETTILCLFTVYFSPAA; encoded by the coding sequence ATGTTAAAAGCGATGCTGCTGGCAATCGGTTTGCTCAGCCAACTGCCGGTCGCGCGTTTTTTATCGCCCGAGGATTACAGCCAGGCCAATCGCCAGCGCGCGGTTCATTATTTTGCGTTCACCGGCCTTTTGCTCGCGGTCATTATTGGCAGTTGTAGCCTGGTGATCAGTTCTGCCCTGCCCGACCTGGCGGCGAGCGCAATTATTTTGCTGCTATGGGTGTTGATCACCGGCGCCCTGCATTTAGATGGCCTGGCCGATTGCAGCGATGCCCTTGCCGCCGGACACCGCGACCGCGCGAGCATGTTAACTATCCTAAAAACCCCCGAGTGCGGCGCTATTGCCGCAGTCGCACTGGTACTGCAACTGCTGTTAAAACTGGTTTTTATTCACGCATTGCTGAGCCAGTTTCACGTCCAGTTTGCCGTTGCGATTGGCTGCGCACTGGTGTGTGCGCGCCTGTGGGCCAGCTTGTATATGCAAACCACGCCTTATGCCCGCGAGCAGGGGCTGGGTATTGCTGGGCCGGGCAGGCCGAGCACTGCCATTATTGTGCAGTGCTGTGCCCTGCTTACGGTATCTTTTTGGTGGTTGCCCGCAGGGTTCACCGCCGCACTTTTTTGTGTACAGGCACTGGTCTTTTTCAGCTGGCGCCAGCTCTGGTTGAACCGTATTAACGGCTATACCGGCGACTGTGTCGGCGCCATGATAGAACTGCAGGAAACCACCATTCTATGTTTATTCACCGTTTATTTTTCGCCAGCCGCCTAA
- the cobT gene encoding nicotinate-nucleotide--dimethylbenzimidazole phosphoribosyltransferase, whose amino-acid sequence MTHPLDWLTTPCARIDADSAEAARAYQNTLTKPPGSLGRLEEIAVQFAGWQHCVKPELNRVAIRVFAGDHGLCKQKISAFPQQVTAQMIDNFVAGGAAINVLSRFCHADFDILNLGTVAQPALLAADKNLHLGAGTADASEQPAMTQEQLIAALNAGRDQVDALTDCQLFIGGEMGIGNTSSASLIYALLAERPAAEFAGPGTGLSIAGVTHKETVLNRVQDKYQVQVRTSESPALAALQLCGGFEITAICGAYLRCAQRGIPVLVDGFITSAAFMVAQSLQPQLQDWSLFAHCSAEPAHRNVLEQLNIQPLLDLEMRLGEGSGAALAVPLLQQALALHGQMATFTGAGVDDRL is encoded by the coding sequence ATGACTCATCCGCTAGACTGGCTTACCACCCCCTGTGCCCGCATCGACGCCGACAGTGCCGAGGCCGCGCGCGCCTACCAAAACACCCTCACCAAACCTCCGGGCTCTTTGGGCCGTCTGGAGGAGATCGCCGTACAATTTGCCGGTTGGCAACACTGTGTAAAACCCGAACTAAACCGCGTTGCGATCCGGGTTTTTGCGGGAGATCACGGCCTGTGCAAGCAAAAAATTTCTGCATTCCCGCAGCAGGTCACCGCCCAGATGATCGACAATTTCGTCGCCGGTGGAGCAGCGATTAATGTGCTGTCCCGATTCTGCCATGCAGATTTTGATATTTTGAATTTAGGCACAGTTGCACAACCCGCGCTCCTGGCGGCAGATAAAAACCTGCACTTGGGAGCGGGAACGGCCGACGCCAGCGAACAACCCGCAATGACGCAAGAACAACTGATCGCCGCCCTCAACGCCGGGCGCGATCAGGTGGACGCCCTGACGGATTGCCAACTGTTTATCGGCGGAGAAATGGGCATCGGCAATACCAGCAGCGCAAGCCTGATCTACGCCCTGTTGGCGGAGCGCCCCGCGGCAGAATTCGCCGGGCCCGGCACCGGGCTGAGTATTGCTGGTGTGACTCACAAAGAAACCGTACTCAACCGCGTTCAGGATAAATATCAGGTACAGGTGCGCACCAGCGAAAGCCCGGCGCTCGCAGCATTGCAGCTGTGTGGCGGGTTCGAAATTACCGCCATATGCGGTGCTTACCTGCGCTGTGCGCAGCGCGGTATTCCAGTACTCGTCGACGGTTTTATTACCAGCGCGGCATTTATGGTTGCGCAAAGTCTGCAACCGCAGCTGCAGGACTGGAGCCTGTTTGCACACTGCTCAGCGGAACCGGCGCATCGCAATGTGCTGGAGCAACTGAATATTCAACCGCTACTGGATCTCGAAATGCGTCTCGGCGAAGGCAGCGGCGCCGCGCTGGCAGTACCACTGTTACAGCAAGCCCTGGCATTACACGGTCAGATGGCCACGTTTACAGGAGCCGGTGTCGATGATCGCCTCTGA
- a CDS encoding TonB-dependent receptor plug domain-containing protein: MTTRFTLSSLAAAIALLTNPATASDTLEEVVVTASRLPTPLREVGASVSVITEQDIQLQAATTLNELLRNQPGITSTNSGGLGKISSVSIRGEEGYRTLIMVDGVEMSDPTGTQSMTHVEHLNMNSDVERVEILRGPQGFVYGADAGGVINIFTRTTEEGFEGRLAADIGSHNTQNLNASLSAGNSRMDGFASVTALHSDGFNAMTYDTSGEEDGYDNLTVHTRGGVNITEKLRAQVVLRRTHAENEYDAYSSSSQTVTPDSDSEFTQSVGRISLAYTGEQNRQSLAYAQTNVKREFFSNGESSYGSRGKLKKLEYLGSYPLSKHLTAVWGADNKEEIIDAADADPKQSRTQLGIFAELQASLQDSIYVTAGLRNDDNEDFGTYNSYRLTTAWLPVQNDQSTLKLRASAGSGFRAPALSEIDYNNGPWASGAAANLALDPESSEGLDLGLDYYRQLGATQSIDLGITLFSQKVEDEIYFDLIGYSGYLQADGESTSKGVEFTTDYAINSHLSVEFNTTYNTTEDRAGEPRPRRPQNTSNLGVRVNGMDNALNLLINLYDARNADDIDGSSLDDYNLLSASANYSWNQLLFSLRLDNLTDEDYALAGGYNNAGRTVSAGVQFDF; the protein is encoded by the coding sequence ATGACAACGCGTTTTACTCTCTCCAGCCTCGCGGCTGCGATTGCCCTGTTAACTAATCCCGCCACCGCCAGTGACACCCTTGAAGAGGTGGTCGTTACCGCATCGCGCCTGCCAACACCACTGCGCGAAGTGGGCGCCTCGGTTTCAGTCATTACCGAGCAGGACATTCAACTGCAAGCAGCAACGACATTAAACGAATTGCTGCGCAATCAACCGGGTATTACGAGCACAAACAGCGGCGGCCTCGGCAAGATATCGTCGGTAAGCATTCGCGGTGAAGAAGGTTATCGCACACTGATAATGGTGGATGGTGTGGAAATGTCCGACCCTACCGGCACCCAGAGCATGACCCACGTGGAGCACCTGAATATGAACAGCGATGTGGAGCGCGTTGAAATTCTCCGCGGACCACAGGGCTTTGTCTACGGCGCTGACGCCGGTGGTGTAATCAATATTTTTACCCGCACCACAGAAGAAGGCTTTGAGGGCCGCTTGGCAGCAGATATTGGCAGCCATAACACACAGAATCTGAATGCGTCATTGAGTGCGGGCAACAGTCGCATGGACGGCTTTGCCTCGGTCACCGCGCTGCACAGCGACGGCTTCAACGCAATGACCTACGACACCAGTGGTGAGGAAGACGGCTACGATAATCTTACCGTCCATACGCGCGGCGGAGTAAACATTACCGAAAAGCTGCGCGCGCAAGTTGTACTGCGCAGAACCCATGCAGAAAACGAGTACGATGCGTATTCCTCCAGCAGCCAAACCGTTACCCCGGACAGCGACAGCGAGTTCACCCAATCCGTGGGCCGAATATCCTTGGCCTATACCGGGGAGCAAAACCGGCAGTCGCTGGCCTACGCACAGACCAACGTGAAGCGGGAGTTTTTCAGCAACGGTGAAAGCAGCTACGGCAGCCGCGGCAAGCTCAAGAAACTGGAATATCTGGGGTCTTACCCTCTGAGCAAACACCTCACCGCCGTGTGGGGAGCGGATAATAAAGAGGAAATCATCGACGCGGCGGATGCCGACCCGAAACAATCGCGCACCCAACTGGGCATATTTGCGGAGTTACAGGCCAGCCTGCAAGACAGCATTTATGTCACCGCAGGTCTGCGCAACGATGACAACGAAGATTTCGGCACCTACAACAGCTATCGGTTAACCACCGCATGGTTGCCAGTGCAAAACGACCAAAGCACTTTAAAACTGCGCGCCAGTGCAGGCAGCGGCTTCCGTGCACCAGCGCTCTCTGAGATTGATTACAACAATGGCCCCTGGGCGTCGGGCGCGGCAGCCAACCTGGCATTGGACCCGGAGTCCAGCGAAGGCCTGGATCTCGGGCTGGACTACTACCGTCAGCTCGGTGCCACGCAATCAATTGACCTGGGCATTACGCTATTTTCGCAAAAAGTCGAAGATGAAATTTATTTCGACCTGATTGGTTACAGCGGCTACTTACAGGCGGACGGCGAAAGCACGTCAAAAGGCGTGGAATTCACCACCGATTACGCCATTAACTCGCACCTGAGCGTAGAGTTCAACACCACCTATAACACTACAGAAGACCGTGCCGGTGAACCGCGCCCGCGCCGTCCGCAAAATACCAGCAACCTCGGTGTGCGTGTAAACGGGATGGACAACGCCTTGAATCTGCTGATTAACCTGTACGACGCGCGCAACGCCGATGACATCGACGGATCTTCGCTGGACGATTACAACCTGCTGTCCGCCAGTGCCAACTACAGCTGGAATCAGCTCCTGTTCTCGCTGCGGTTAGACAACCTTACCGATGAAGACTACGCCCTCGCAGGCGGCTATAACAACGCCGGGCGCACGGTCTCTGCCGGGGTGCAATTCGACTTCTAA